Proteins co-encoded in one Cynocephalus volans isolate mCynVol1 chromosome 11, mCynVol1.pri, whole genome shotgun sequence genomic window:
- the LOC134390252 gene encoding alpha-1,3-mannosyl-glycoprotein 4-beta-N-acetylglucosaminyltransferase-like protein MGAT4E, translated as MSPPELLTVGISVWRPHGTYLLDTLRSLFQASSEPELKYLVVLLHLADPDPKWLGQTVANISGLFAPQIEAGNLLVALGLLSGSPLPGDLKNMSHSSPCEGLYSRQKAGYALLMHLASTLSDYFLLMEDNVRCTPKFVTAIYSALSAWKELPWAMLEFSSLRFSGKVFHTSDLSHLASFLLLFQNTPTDLLLSSFGLLLGQTVPVSLAPNLFHSWNNFSTSEDKCYEEAKEEEGKENLGEPDNPPAEIYTNMMVRSHHLPEHAYSQNESHFQTHLSPPGSTYTLVLNQSHSVTQIQVLTGLGKQGIYHLQHGQVELGYEPLLEKKVCARYMLLGPLVKGELHQKVYYEEDFVEAVRCVRLLVTDYQESSVCIRQINIWVKPEKG; from the coding sequence ATGTCTCCCCCAGAGCTGCTGACGGTGGGGATCTCAGTGTGGCGTCCTCATGGGACCTACCTCTTGGACACCCTGCGGTCCCTGTTCCAAGCTTCCTCGGAACCTGAGCTGAAGTACCTCGTGGTGCTGCTCCACCTGGCAGATCCTGACCCTAAGTGGCTCGGCCAGACGGTTGCCAATATTTCGGGCCTCTTCGCACCACAAATTGAGGCTGGGAACCTGCTCGTGGCCCTGGGTCTCCTCAGTGGCTCTCCCCTCCCGGGAGATCTGAAGAACATGAGTCACTCCTCACCCTGCGAAGGGCTTTATTCCAGGCAGAAAGCAGGTTATGCCCTGCTCATGCACTTGGCAAGCACGCTCTCTGATTACTTTCTGTTGATGGAAGATAATGTTCGCTGCACCCCCAAATTCGTGACTGCCATCTATTCGGCATTATCAGCCTGGAAGGAACTGCCTTGGGCGATGCTGGAGTTCTCCAGCCTGAGGTTCTCTGGGAAGGTTTTCCACACGAGCGACCTCTCCCACCTCGCCTCTTTCTTGCTCCTCTTCCAGAACACTCCTACTGACTTGCTTCTATCAAGTTTTGGTTTACTCTTAGGCCAAACAGTTCCAGTTAGCCTTGCTCCCAATCTCTTTCACTCTTGGAACAATTTCTCTACTTCTGAGGACAAATGTTATGAAGAGgcaaaagaagaggaagggaaagagaatctTGGTGAACCTGACAACCCTCCTGCCGAGATCTACACTAACATGATGGTGAGAAGCCATCATCTCCCGGAACATGCTTATTCTCAAAATGAAAGTCACTTCCAGACTCACCTTTCCCCTCCAGGCAGCACATATACTTTGGTTTTGAATCAGTCTCACAGTGTGACCCAGATACAGGTGCTGACAGGCCTTGGAAAGCAGGGGATATATCACCTGCAACATGGACAGGTGGAACTGGGCTATGAGCCTCTTCTGGAGAAAAAAGTCTGTGCCCGCTATATGCTGCTGGGACCACTGGTAAAGGGGGAACTCCATCAGAAGGTGTATTACGAGGAAGACTTTGTGGAGGCAGTGAGATGTGTTCGACTGCTTGTGACAGACTATCAGGAGTCTAGTGTTTGTATTAGACAGATCAATATCTGGGTTAAGCCTGAGAAAGGGTAG